The Natranaerobius trueperi DNA segment AAAAGCTACTGTAAATGGTCATAAAGAAGTTGTCGACATATCCATTGACCCAGATGTAATAGACCCTGATGACAATGAGATGTTAGAAGACTTAATTATGGCTGCTGTAAATGATTCACTTAAAAATGTTGATGAAATGGTTAATAGTGAAATGAAGAAAGTTACCGGGGGAATGGATCTCCCACCGGGGATGTTCTAAATGTCTAGTTATCCCAAACCAATTAATCAATTAATTGAATCACTTAGCTATCTACCTGGAATTGGACCAAAAACAGCTGAAAGGTTAGCATTTTATATTATAACAATGTCTGGTAACAAAGTAGATCATCTCATAACAGCACTACAAAATGCTAAAAACAAAGTATTTAACTGTAGTGTTTGTAATAACTTAACTGATAGAGATCCTTGTTTGATCTGTCAAGATGAGAGAAGAGAATCTGGATTGATTTGTGTTGTGCAAGACCCTAAAGATGTAATCGCTATAGAAAAGGTAAGAGATTTTCAAGGAAGATATCATGTTTTACAGGGAGTAATTTCTCCTATGGAAGGTATAGGACCTGATGATTTAAATATGAAAGAACTGTTAGAGAGAATAAATTCAGAAAACATAAAAGAAATTTTAATTGCTACTGACCCAACAGTTGAAGGTGAAGCAACAGCTATGTATTTAACTAAACTAGTTAAACCAATGGGTGTAAAAGTTACTCGTCTAGCCTACGGTCTTCCAATGGGCGGAGATCTCGAGTATGCTGATGAAATGACTTTACAGCAAGCTTTTGAAGGTAGAAAAGAAATGTGATTAGACAAAGTATGGTCATTTAATAAGTAGTCCTTTTTAGGGCTACTTTTTTTATACTTTGAAAAGTTTAGCTACGACTGAATTCATATAACTTCGTATTTTTTGAATAGCTTTCATTTAGAGAAATGGAGACCCTCTAGTCTATGGATAAAATTGTAAAAAAAGGGAACCCTAATTGTTAAAATATTAGGGGGTGGACATAGTGTTGAATATGCATATTTCTGAGATAATCGATAAAGTTAAACTAATTAAGAAAAAACTAGTGTTATACATAATGAAAGTTTATCGATATTTGGATTTTGAGGATGGGACAAAAGAACTAAATCCTGAAGAAAAGTTGCTTTTAGAGCTTCAAAAGACTAAAAAAGAAATAAAAGATGCTGAAAACTACTTTAATAATGTTACTGATCCTAGACTTATAGAACACGCAGCATACTTAAGAAAAGCCAATGAAAAGAAGTTTAGATATTTGTTGGAATTAGCCAAAAGATATGGCCTGCGTAGTTATGTTAATGAAAATTATAAGCATAACTTGTCTAATGAGTATATAAATATTAATAAAGAATGATTGTTATTTAGTGGGTAAGGGGGCGAGGAGTCATGGGTGAACTTAATTTTTGGTTTTCTATGATTTTTGGTATTGTATTATTGTACTTACTGACAAAGATCATGATCAAGCCTGCTAGGATTTGCTTTATATTACTAGGGAAAGCTTTTATAGGTGCTCTAATTCTTTTAGCACTTAATACAATGGTAAATTTCTTTTTTGACTTTCAAATAGCTATTAATTTTATAACAGCTCTAACAGTGGGTTTTTTAGGACTGCCTGGAATTATCATGATAACTGCT contains these protein-coding regions:
- a CDS encoding YbaB/EbfC family nucleoid-associated protein, giving the protein MGGKMQKMMKQVQKMQTQMSKVQEELKDKTMEGTAGGGAVKATVNGHKEVVDISIDPDVIDPDDNEMLEDLIMAAVNDSLKNVDEMVNSEMKKVTGGMDLPPGMF
- the recR gene encoding recombination mediator RecR, with protein sequence MSSYPKPINQLIESLSYLPGIGPKTAERLAFYIITMSGNKVDHLITALQNAKNKVFNCSVCNNLTDRDPCLICQDERRESGLICVVQDPKDVIAIEKVRDFQGRYHVLQGVISPMEGIGPDDLNMKELLERINSENIKEILIATDPTVEGEATAMYLTKLVKPMGVKVTRLAYGLPMGGDLEYADEMTLQQAFEGRKEM
- a CDS encoding pro-sigmaK processing inhibitor BofA family protein; this encodes MGELNFWFSMIFGIVLLYLLTKIMIKPARICFILLGKAFIGALILLALNTMVNFFFDFQIAINFITALTVGFLGLPGIIMITAVMVLLI
- a CDS encoding DUF2508 family protein, with translation MHISEIIDKVKLIKKKLVLYIMKVYRYLDFEDGTKELNPEEKLLLELQKTKKEIKDAENYFNNVTDPRLIEHAAYLRKANEKKFRYLLELAKRYGLRSYVNENYKHNLSNEYININKE